The Pithys albifrons albifrons isolate INPA30051 chromosome 5, PitAlb_v1, whole genome shotgun sequence genomic interval CTGTTCCATTTCTCTTTCAGCAGAACAGAAGGGAGAATGTGATGAAACTTGTGCTGTTCCAAGTGATTCTCCGGCTCCAGAGGGAACAAACTTAAAtaatagaaacaaaaataaacatttttatccTTCATTACCTCAGCTATcttctgagaaagaaataaacaagcTTGGAAGTCAGATCATTAAACTGACAGTTGCagaactggaagagaaaagaGCAGACTCTTCTGCAGGGGAGCAGGACATGGTAGTTGCAGCAGAGCTTAATGGTTCATCGGAGGGAGAGTTCCCACTTTACAGCCCTGACCCATCTGACCCCTCCAACTCTGAAAATGAACAAGCAGGTGAAACTGAGGCCCTGAAAGACAATGATGAAACCTCAGAGAGCAACTGTGAAATTCCAAATGAAAGAGGGGATCAAAATAGCAGCTCCATGGATGTGGTGCATACTGAAGAGCCTGGAAGGCATGGAGGGCTCAGTGTAACAACTGCAGACACAAATAACAGCTTTGAGGAGCTCTCTGAATCTGAAAACAAGAAACCATCTGATGCCGCTGAAAACTGTGACTATTTGGATAACAGTTTGGCTTGAGGTATGAAATCTAGGCCCTGGGGCATCTCACTGTAATCCTtttgcagtgtctgtgctgttgCAAATATGATCAGTGAAACTGTGTGCCGTAAGGTTGATTATTTTACATTGAACTgttaatatttgtttaaaaaagatGTCTTTCTGTTAGTTTTATTTGTAGTGTGGCAAAACTGTAAATTACCTAAGGGAAAGAATTAGAGATGAGGTTTAGTCATGTTGGTTTTTTGTAATGATTTGAAGTTTCTACATAGATTAATGTAATTTACAGTAGTGTAGCAAAGTGGCCAATGCTAATGATTTATCATGTTATCACTAGGCTCCTGTAACATGTATGGTCCTAGTGCTAGACTGACTGTATTTTAATGGTTGAAAGTCTCTCTCAAGGGTGACAAATTTGGAATAATAAATTGAGAAGCATCTTAAGACTGCAAGGTTTTGCTTCTTTCTCAGACTATATTCCATTTCTCTTTACATATAGTAACTGTAAGAACATCCTTAGGATAAGATCACTATTCCCTTACAGGAAGTTCCTGAAAACCATCCCTGCATGTGTATAGTTCTCCCATTACAAACCTTTACACTTTTATGTTTTGTCAACTGTACaaaattttttcttccctcttccagCTCATCTCATGAAAATGAAAGGAGTTATTTCACCAGATACTGAGAACCCAATTTAATGAAGCTCTGAAGGAAATGTAATCAGAGAAGCCAGAATTCTTACTGAGAGAAACAGCACTGCTGTTCCAAAGCAAGGAAAACAGCAAGAGGAGAACCAGTGATGCCCTGTCCACCTACTTGGCGCTCTCAGTTACTGGAATTGCATTCTTCAGCTTACAGGAGCTGCAACATCCCTCGAGCTGAGTTAACGGGTGGTAGATTTCAGCCAACTCCATCTGTGCTCTCCTTTCTAAGGGAatctgtgttgtcttttttattttctcatgatTTGGAATTAGGGATaactcttcctttcctcttcatttCACCAGTCTATGGTTTGGTAGAAGGATTATTTGTGTTGTTGCCACTTTCTTAAACTTCTTCTCTTGAAGATACTTAGTCATAGGAAAACATCCTGTAATAactggggaaaagggagggTGCTGTGTCATTCCCTAGCTCAGTCCTgatgctggagctgtgccactCTGCTTCTAGGAAGGCAGCAACGAGGGAATACTTAACATTGAAGTTAGCAGCTGTTGGAGAAGGGGAGGCAGGTCCTTCCTCTCCTGTTTGTAGCACAAGGAATGCTCTCAGCAGCTGTGGAGCTTCTATGGGCCAGCAGCCATCAAGGCAATTTTTCTGCTGGCTTGGGACCTAATTGTCTGTAAATGTTCATTTCTCATTCCTAGAACTTGAAACCAATCAGAGAGAATCAAaccaaatttaataaaatactactaataaaaaggaaaatcccTCTCAGATTGAGTACTTCTTTGACAAATAACTGCCAGCTGCAAATTTTTACAGCCCACTTGCCAGATACTGAATAAGGAGAGTTTATATTAGCAGTACTGACAAACTCTTCTGTATGTGGAAGATGAGCTATCAGGTGTTGCCATAATCAAGGTGTGAGAGTCCATGAGCAGTTTGTATTCCGTAGAAGAAAGGCTGTATGTAAATTATTACATATAAAGAGTGATAGTGGGAAGGTGAAAAATGTCTCTGTTCTCATGTTATCCCTAGCAGGTGCATTTGTGTAACCCTTCAGTGTCTGTCTGCAGGATATAAAGCCATGCCCACAGTGCTCGTCAGATACGTTTAATTCCTCCTTAAAGGTAATTGGACATTGCAGCATTCCACTGATGTGAAGCAGCAGCCCTTGGGAACAACAGCTACCTGTATAGTTAAGTATTAAGGACAGGAAGCAGTAAAAAGTTACTTCATTATTCTGATCACCATTTAAGTTCCTTATTACCTGAAATAAACAAGAAGAGTTTGAGTATTTGAAAGATTGTTGGGCTGTTCCCAGTAATTGTAACTGACTGCAGTGTTGACTCATTTGTGTGACAGTCAGAAGAGAAATAGCTGTAGAAACTGAAATCTCCAGGAAAATGTgacaggattttttcttttagtgcCTGAATGTCACATGAAGTAGCATTTTATTCAAGATGTATTGTTTTCCATCTTTCACAGTCTTATCCTGCACAGAGCTACATATCAATGCAGTCAGAACTGAGGAAAGCAAATAAGATCAAGATTTTCCATAGTGGAGCTCAGAAATGTTGTGGGTCTTTTCCTGGTCCCGTCTTGTGTCTTTCCTCGCCCTGAGATGTGCGAATGAGCATTTTGCTCCCAGTCCCTTAACAGCCAGTTAATGCTGTTAGTTGGTGAAGAGCTTTGTGTAAAAATTTGAGCAGGCAGAGGCAGTGCTGGACCAACAGCTTTCTAGTGCCTCATTTGTTGTCTCCTTTCACTATGTCTTTTCTGTGAGACATAGTGATGTACCAACCCAACAATTAGGACATCTGGGTAATTGTCCACACACCATTCTCTCTCATAGATGCCATTTTCGTATCTTTGCAATCAGTGAATTCCAGTAAGATACCTAGACCTCTGAAAACCTCATTTTCAGTGCAATATCACTGCTGCAATAGTGCCCCAATCCTTCCTGCCCTAGCAAATGTGTATTTTAGCTACATTTTTAGCCCTCTCCCAGGAACACAAGACTTCAAAGCCAGGAGACTTGTAAAAGACAGACATCATTGCTGCACTAGGTCATATGTAATTAAATATTCTTGTCATTATCTTCCTCAGATATTGCTTTAATAGATATCGTTGTGCTATTAGAacaatgatttctttttccccagtcAATTTAATTAGTGTTTTGGTGTGGAATGAACACTACCTTGGGTCTGGGGGgaatgattttgtttgttttgccttgggttttttttagaccTGTGTGTTCCCTTTTTCTAGtacttaaaaatgaaacaatcaCAACCAGACATATAAACGCTTTTGATGTTGGGCTTTGGGGAAACAAAGTGAGAAGGGACTGTTGTGGCAGGGATATGAGGAAGATACATTGCACAAACTGATTTTAAGGAGGTTGTCTCACATAAAAATGAATTCATGCATTATCTGTGAGTAGGATTTAATTTGAAAGTATCATGTTGTAGTTATTGGAAAAATGATGTTCACCGAATTTTTAAAGTGTGTGGAAATGAGATATTAAAAAGCATTCTTTTAGaatgctgcttctttttctaaGTGAGATTATTTTTCAGCATATGGGAATTTATATAATAAGACAGTGGAATTTCTTTAATCCCTATGAGCTCaggaatgtattttaaaatcttatcTGAGATTAAGTTGAAAGTCTGCTACATTTCTAAAAGATAGCAATTTGTTTACCAGCTTATGTTTTGTACTTTGCTTTCTAAATTATGCGGTTTAATTTATTTGCAAACCTCTCTTTTGTTGCTGCTTGGATTAACAGCACAATGTGGTTAAACTATATTAATGCATTTTGTCatctttaataaaaacatttcctgaTATGGTTGTTCTACCTGCTTGGTTCCTTTTCTCAGTATCAGATGAGTGATAGCTATGGCGTGGTGTTTTAGTATTCTTACTAAGTTGtggtaaattaaaaaaataaagccttaCTGAGTGAGAGTTTTAAGTCTGAAAATTATGTGACAAATCTTTTCACTGTCACTTCTCCCAGCCTAAACTGACTGGTTTACTTCCTACATTTTTATATGAAGTAACACACTCAGTACATTTTGgctttgaaaataatatttctctCTAATCTGCTAAATTTTTCATCATCTAAGCATCATTAAAACTTTTGTAATACAACTTGGTTACCAACAGGCACAAACTAGAGGTTTATACAAGTGAAGTGACATAATGGATCTAAAGTTTAGCACTGAAATATCTGTACTTGCCCTTATTTCTAGGGGAATTCCATCACCAAGACCTTGCAACACAACACAGCAAACTGTTAAAAGCACAGAGACCTTTCTGCTTTCCAGGTTTGCAACTAACTACAGAAAAGTTAGGGTTCTTGCTTaggaacttttttctttcagtatctAATTTACAATCCCTTAAGAGCCCCTTACAGCACAGGCTCTTTAATCTGTCCACCACATCCATCAGCACTCTAATTTACATGCATTCAACTCCCAAACTGCCTAAAAGGGAATCTTTTGTCTTCAAGAAAACACATCACAATGTTGAGTTGATGCTGGTTTTATTGATGGGCTTATGGAAAGGAGGCTCTACAGAGCAATACACATTTCATAGAGGAGCAAGCAAATGGAAATGGGAATTCTTTAGACATATATCTTACTGGCCAGCAGTGCAGCCTGAGTTACTTTGTGCTGCCCAGGCTGTAGCTGGCGTTTTGGTCTTCACTTAAGCCTGGTTCCATGTACGTTTGTTGAGCCCTCTCTTCTTCTTATCTGTAACTTCAGGCAGTTTCTCTTCCCACAAGTTCTTGTTGCATATCCCAATCACACAGCAAGCCAGACGTTTCCcagcatttccattttccaAACTGGCCTTGTTATTGCCCTTGCCCATGTCATCTTCCTGCTCATGGATCACAACAGATCTGCCCATGATGGAATATGGACCAAAGATTGTGGCGAAGagatttgttttgtattttctgattttgcCTTCTCTTGGAAGAAAGTTGCCAAAATCCCCTGGGTGACGGGGGTGATTCACTCTGAAAGGATTATAATGCCCTCCTGTAGAATCACAGCCATTGCTGAGGTCTCCAAGTTCATGGATGTGTATAGCTCTACTAGACTGATTGTTATCCAGTGGAAACCCATCCAAGTAAAAAATGGCTTCCAATCTTCCGTATGAGTAATACTGCCTGAATAAGACTTGTCCAGTCACTTGTGGCTTGTCGGCATCTATTTTGGAGCTGGGCTTCATTTCACAAGTGGCGTAAATCATCCCATCAGTCTCGTTACCACGTGTTACTGGATAGAGCAAACTCTGCCAGAGGTCATTCActtgtttctgtatttcatgcAGTGACTCTTGGCGTGGATCAGTTTCTTTGTCTGTCGGGACACCAGAGGCAGATAGGGCGAGCCCAGTGACCAGAGAAAGAATCAGAAGCATCTTGGCAATTTAGAGCCTGCAAAAGGTACAGGAAGGTACAAAGAATTCAGGGTGTTTTGCAGCAGTATGGCTGGAGAGAAAGACATGCAGCTGGTGGGGAACTGAGTGGAACAGCTGGAACATGGTCCCAGTAGACTTCTGCTTGCCAAATCTGTCTAATGTGATGAACTGAAACTAAATCAGAATGCATGTGTGTTTAAAACACATACAACTTACACCCATGACTAAAAGAAATACtagtgattttattttgcattagaTCTCAGTCTTTGAAACTGCCTCTGTTTCCCTGCAGGAAGCAAGCAAGCCAGAATGTTCTTAAATCTATTTCTGAGTTTGTATTGAAACCTTTCTCCTCCTGCAAATTCCAGCAGGACAGTTTGCCAGTTTTTTCTTGGTCCCTCTACTTAGCcacaaacaaaaagtaaaaaatccaacaaattGATTACCTTTCAGAACCCCTCAGTAGTAGCTCTTCACCTCTGCTCCCTTAAACCGAGATGTGATCAGACAGAAAGCCAGAACTGCTTGAAGGTGATGCTTATAGGAACTGCGTGTTTGTGTAGAAATTAGGTAACGCTGGCTCAGGGGAGGCGTCACCGGGAGAAccagaggaggggagggaggcggggagggagggggaaagggaggggagaaaGTTTTAGGCATATTTGGTTTGGGCAGGATGAACATTTAACCTTTCTTGCTGAGTTTGTTTGTCTGACTCGCGATCCTCACCGACATatcaaaaaaccaacaaccaaaaaaaaaaaaaggaaaaaggccATGAAGCTTTGAAATTAATCTGCCTTTGGTGACTTCATGCGCTTATGTAAAACAAGTGAACTtcggcaggcagggagggaagaggaaggagctTTATTAAGGCACAGTTGGGCAGTTTGCTCACTTATTTGCTGGTTGTCGTGGAGctggtttgcatttttatttcgTTAGTCGAAATTGAAAGTGGTGCTTAAGCAACATAAACTGTTCTATGTGGATGTATACAGAAgtttttagtaattttaaaacCTGAGTTTAAACTGTGGACATTGAGGTACATGTCAAGGAGGCCTCTCTGTGAAGTTTTAGGGCTAGTTAGCGCCTGCTGCTTTGCTTGTCAAGGTGTCTGCTCCTCTGaggcattttttcttcttttcttttggaaacagCAGTGATTTCTTTCCTAAGAGAGAAGTAAGCAGTACCGAGCAGTGCAGTATCAGACTGAGATGCAGAGACAGTGCTCAGAAGCCAGCTGGAGCTCGAAGAGTTCACGAGTGTTTCATCATCCCATGAACTGAGAAATGCTCTCCTCTCGGGGcagcctcctgcctgcagcacttCCCGCTGCTGTAGCTGAAATGTGGATTCTGCTGTCACAAGAGTGATTTAACAGGCTGTGATTTCTGTAGAATGAAGAGAGTGCTCTTATTACTGTGGGACAATTCTCAACACAAGAAAATTGCTAGAAAATCCTTTTTTCCAGTTCACATCTCCTGCCACCTGGGTAAGGAATGGGACTGTCAGCTTCTGGAATGGTAAAATTGTATGTATAATCTTACTGTATCATATACTACATCAGATCCAAGACACTTAGTCATCACAAGACACCtgatatctttttctttctgtatgaCAGAGCTAAAGCAGTGTCAACTACTTGGATCATTAGCCAGGGAGTAGAAATACAGAGTTAACTTGGTGTTGGAATACTGGATTATAGAATGTGTTACTTTAGCTCTGGTCTTCAGTTCCTAATCTATAAAATAGAACAACtggtatttcttttcttcagggtGTTTATGAGTTGTGCAGATTACTGTGCTCCTGGGCACCATGCAGTGTTCACTGGCAGCTGAACTCTCGGGCGCAGCGCCAGGATTGCCTATCACCCCAAGCCTAATGCTGCATCTTTTGCAGCTTTCCTCAAGTTCATTCACTGGAAGTCTCTGAGCTGGGGAAATCCATACTTGCAACATGGTAATATTGTGAAATTTCTTGGTTTAATGCACTTGAGAGTTTTCTAATCAGATTTTATAAACAGATGCAAAAAATGTTCAACTAAGACTAGCCAAATGCAAAGGGGTTGAAGTTGTAAAATGCAGGAAACAAGCATCTAGTGTAGGTACTTTTAGAAAAGCTATTTCTTAGCAGCATAAACCATTTTTAAGGAGACATGACaaatggaaggaagaaaggagcaTTGTTCATCATTTACTCCTCAAGTCACATAGTAGTGAACTGCATTTGAGTTTAGCACTTCTAC includes:
- the SOD3 gene encoding extracellular superoxide dismutase [Cu-Zn], whose translation is MLLILSLVTGLALSASGVPTDKETDPRQESLHEIQKQVNDLWQSLLYPVTRGNETDGMIYATCEMKPSSKIDADKPQVTGQVLFRQYYSYGRLEAIFYLDGFPLDNNQSSRAIHIHELGDLSNGCDSTGGHYNPFRVNHPRHPGDFGNFLPREGKIRKYKTNLFATIFGPYSIMGRSVVIHEQEDDMGKGNNKASLENGNAGKRLACCVIGICNKNLWEEKLPEVTDKKKRGLNKRTWNQA